The window AATTGCCTCAGGGGAAAGAGCTTCGTCTTCCCCGCTTACTTTTGGGGCTGTAGATACACATTGGCCAACCACGGGGCGGCCATCTAAGATGATCTTAGGTGGTGTCATTCTATATATATTTATCGGACTATATAGGCAAATTCTTGCGCTAAAAAGAGGATATTTTTACTAGGTCGTCTAGGCTTACGGAGAGCCCCTTTGCTATCTTTATAAGAGTGTTTATTGAAGGGGTTTTTATAACGTCAGATTCAATCTTAGATAAAGTAGTAAATGGGATGTCAGCTCTTTTTGATAAGGTGTCTTGAGTTAGCCCTCTTTTAGCACGCCACTTCTTAATTTGAATACTTATTAAAGATTTACTTTTCACGCTTTACCTTTACTCCATATAATGGTAGCATCATGCTGAATATAATTCAATAAAATCGGTTCGAATATTTTCGTAAATAGTTAGCCAATCCCTAAAAACGGCGCCGCTTTTAGGGATTGGCTGGCGGGTAGGGATTTGAACCCCAATAAATACCTCCAAAGGGTATTGTCCTACCATTAGACGACCCGCCAACGATAATTATTTATCCCTTCGATCCAGCCTCTTATTTCTCTGTTTAAATGAGTGTTTTTTATGACCCGAATATTCAATAATCCGAAATATTCCCTGCCAATCCTTTTTCGGTTTGT is drawn from Candidatus Saganbacteria bacterium and contains these coding sequences:
- a CDS encoding helix-turn-helix transcriptional regulator produces the protein MKSKSLISIQIKKWRAKRGLTQDTLSKRADIPFTTLSKIESDVIKTPSINTLIKIAKGLSVSLDDLVKISSF